The Antarcticibacterium sp. 1MA-6-2 genome has a window encoding:
- a CDS encoding peptidyl-prolyl cis-trans isomerase, protein MSKKFSSGLIVFAGSLIVTACNYFEKTEEKEILARVNETYLYKEDIEALVDESISPEDSAIIVNNYITRWATQQLLIDRAKFNLSTEQQEEFDELVKNYKNELYTKAYADALVAKKLDTSLNLGDIEEYYKENKESFKLNEDLVKLRFISLDKNVLDFQDIKKKFIRFNEKDKAELDETAIQFKNYSFNDSVWVGTKSVFSKIGPLNDSNKSQLLKKSNFLQLEDSLEVYLIYVNDVLLRNEQAPLEYANSTIKQILLNKRKAELVKELEKDITRDAIENEQFKIYN, encoded by the coding sequence ATGAGTAAAAAGTTTTCTTCGGGATTAATAGTTTTCGCAGGTTCTTTAATTGTAACTGCCTGCAATTATTTCGAAAAAACTGAAGAAAAAGAAATTTTGGCCAGGGTTAATGAAACATATTTATATAAAGAAGATATAGAAGCTCTGGTAGATGAAAGCATTTCACCAGAAGATAGCGCAATAATTGTTAATAATTATATTACTCGTTGGGCTACACAGCAGCTATTAATTGACCGTGCTAAGTTTAATTTAAGTACGGAGCAACAAGAAGAATTTGACGAACTTGTGAAGAACTACAAGAACGAATTATATACAAAGGCTTATGCAGATGCCCTGGTTGCCAAAAAGCTGGACACATCTTTAAATCTGGGAGATATTGAAGAATATTATAAAGAGAATAAAGAAAGCTTTAAATTGAACGAAGATCTCGTAAAGCTTAGGTTTATTAGTTTAGATAAGAATGTCCTGGATTTCCAGGATATTAAAAAGAAATTCATCCGTTTTAATGAGAAAGATAAGGCCGAACTGGATGAGACGGCAATTCAATTTAAAAATTATTCCTTCAATGATTCGGTTTGGGTTGGTACTAAATCGGTGTTCAGCAAAATTGGGCCACTAAATGATTCGAACAAATCCCAACTATTAAAAAAGTCTAATTTTCTTCAGCTTGAAGATTCATTAGAAGTATATTTGATTTATGTAAACGATGTGTTATTGAGAAATGAGCAGGCACCCCTCGAGTATGCCAACTCTACAATCAAGCAAATCCTTCTCAATAAAAGAAAGGCCGAATTGGTCAAAGAATTAGAAAAAGATATAACAAGAGATGCAATTGAAAACGAACAATTTAAAATTTATAATTAA
- a CDS encoding peptidylprolyl isomerase, giving the protein MQLKTNNLKFIIKGFTVAVIAAVGQIGIAQEVIVTDSTAIQPEEQYVEATPTSQNSSRQKVDGIAGVVGGYVILDSDVQMLFQDLKSQGVSTADVTDCQLVSNLLENKLYAHHAIQDSIVVSDAELSNYVDQQINQMVQQIGSIEKVLAFYKRDSETEFKSELLEINKQRELSSRMQQKIIENVEVTPDEVRAYFESIPKDARPIFGDEVEVAQIVIKPEIPQSEKQKIIARLLEMREDVLDNGASFNTKAIMYSQDPGSSRDGGKMIVSRKDPLDKTFKDVAFSLQEGEVSEPFESQFGFHIIKLDKVIGQNLEIRHILLIPDVTQSTMDKARKQLDSIRNQIVSKEITFAQAAKKYSDEEQTAANNGRLINPTTGDTRFELTKIDPTIYDQVVNLKEGEVSLILSDQDRTGRVFYKIIMVNKRFPEHEADFAQDYMKIQELALQKKQLDAIAKWQKEKIADTYIKINGKYRNCEFTNNWLKQ; this is encoded by the coding sequence ATGCAATTGAAAACGAACAATTTAAAATTTATAATTAAAGGCTTTACTGTTGCGGTTATTGCAGCAGTAGGCCAAATAGGTATTGCACAGGAAGTGATAGTTACAGACAGTACAGCTATCCAGCCCGAAGAGCAATATGTAGAGGCTACACCAACCAGTCAAAATTCTTCCCGACAAAAAGTAGACGGGATTGCAGGAGTGGTTGGAGGATATGTTATTCTCGATAGTGACGTGCAAATGCTCTTCCAGGATCTAAAGAGCCAGGGGGTTTCTACAGCAGACGTTACAGATTGCCAATTGGTAAGTAACCTGCTTGAGAATAAATTGTATGCACATCACGCCATCCAGGATAGTATTGTTGTTTCTGATGCAGAGCTAAGTAATTATGTGGACCAGCAAATCAACCAGATGGTTCAACAAATTGGTTCTATTGAAAAGGTACTTGCTTTTTATAAGAGAGATTCTGAAACAGAATTTAAAAGTGAACTTCTTGAAATAAACAAACAAAGAGAGTTATCCAGCAGGATGCAGCAAAAAATTATTGAGAATGTAGAAGTAACTCCCGATGAGGTGCGTGCCTATTTCGAATCTATCCCCAAAGACGCAAGACCTATTTTTGGAGATGAGGTTGAGGTAGCACAGATTGTTATTAAACCAGAAATTCCCCAAAGTGAGAAGCAAAAGATTATTGCCCGTCTTCTCGAAATGAGAGAAGATGTACTCGATAACGGCGCAAGTTTTAATACGAAAGCTATTATGTATTCCCAGGATCCAGGCTCCAGCAGGGATGGAGGTAAAATGATTGTTTCTCGTAAAGATCCTCTGGATAAAACGTTTAAAGATGTTGCTTTTAGCCTTCAGGAAGGTGAAGTAAGTGAGCCTTTTGAATCTCAATTTGGATTTCATATTATTAAACTTGATAAAGTCATTGGACAAAATCTTGAAATTCGTCACATTTTATTAATACCTGATGTTACCCAGTCTACAATGGATAAAGCTCGAAAACAACTTGATAGTATAAGAAATCAAATTGTTAGTAAGGAAATAACTTTTGCCCAGGCTGCGAAAAAATATTCTGATGAGGAACAAACTGCAGCGAACAACGGGAGGCTAATTAATCCTACTACGGGAGATACAAGATTTGAACTTACCAAAATAGATCCTACCATATATGATCAGGTTGTAAATTTAAAAGAGGGAGAAGTTTCCCTTATACTTTCAGATCAGGATCGTACGGGGAGAGTCTTTTATAAGATCATTATGGTAAATAAGCGATTTCCTGAGCATGAAGCTGATTTTGCACAGGATTACATGAAAATTCAGGAACTGGCTTTGCAAAAGAAACAACTGGATGCAATTGCGAAATGGCAAAAAGAGAAAATTGCCGACACTTACATAAAAATTAATGGAAAATACCGTAATTGTGAATTCACCAATAACTGGTTAAAGCAGTAA
- a CDS encoding MoxR family ATPase, translated as MSDVAAVENLVVKHKQLKQEIAKVIVGQEEVVNQILLSVFAGGHALLIGVPGLAKTLMVNTISRALGLDFKRIQFTPDLMPSDILGSEILDENRHFKFIKGPVFSNIILADEINRTPPKTQAALLEAMQERAVTVAGNHYKLSLPYFVLATQNPIEQEGTYPLPEAQLDRFMFAIHLDYPTFEEEVNVVKSTTSNNKFEISPLFSAEEIIKIQELIRRIPVADNVVEYAVRLVGKTRPQHNAAPEIVKNYVDWGAGPRASQNLILAAKAHAVVNGKFSPDIENVQAVAIGILRHRVIKNYKAEAEGITEEYLIRKLF; from the coding sequence ATGAGCGATGTTGCAGCGGTAGAAAATCTGGTTGTAAAACATAAACAACTTAAGCAGGAAATTGCAAAAGTTATAGTAGGACAGGAGGAAGTGGTAAACCAGATCCTCCTGTCTGTATTTGCAGGTGGTCATGCCTTGCTTATAGGAGTTCCGGGATTAGCCAAAACTTTAATGGTAAATACAATTTCCCGTGCCCTGGGACTGGACTTTAAAAGGATCCAGTTTACGCCTGATCTTATGCCCAGCGATATATTGGGTTCAGAGATTCTCGATGAGAACAGGCATTTCAAATTCATTAAAGGTCCTGTTTTTTCAAATATTATTCTGGCTGACGAGATTAACAGGACTCCTCCTAAAACCCAGGCAGCACTTCTGGAAGCAATGCAGGAACGTGCTGTTACCGTTGCAGGAAATCACTATAAGTTAAGTCTTCCTTATTTTGTGCTGGCAACTCAAAATCCCATTGAGCAGGAGGGAACCTATCCTTTGCCCGAAGCGCAACTGGACCGATTTATGTTTGCCATACATCTGGATTATCCCACTTTTGAGGAAGAAGTAAATGTTGTAAAAAGCACTACTTCAAATAACAAATTTGAAATATCACCTCTTTTCTCTGCGGAAGAAATTATTAAAATACAGGAATTGATACGACGCATTCCCGTTGCAGACAATGTTGTTGAATACGCAGTAAGATTAGTTGGGAAAACCCGGCCACAGCACAATGCGGCGCCAGAAATTGTGAAAAACTATGTAGACTGGGGTGCAGGTCCCCGGGCTTCACAAAATCTTATTCTTGCTGCAAAAGCTCATGCTGTTGTAAACGGAAAATTTTCTCCTGATATAGAAAATGTTCAGGCTGTTGCTATTGGAATCCTTCGGCATAGAGTCATTAAAAATTATAAAGCCGAAGCAGAAGGAATAACTGAAGAATATCTAATTAGAAAGTTATTTTAA
- a CDS encoding S24 family peptidase produces MNNRQAIGSRLKELRKRNKFSQQQVAENLFISQAAYSLIENSQNGVVAEHIISLSNLYDVTTDFILKGDKHLIRISPYMGFVPYIKLAAHAGFIRNMTKSLAEEEREWYRIPGYNPSQDHYLFEVEGSSMVPTILPGDIIICQNQPKINSILDGSIVLIITKEALLVKRFRKSNIEDEFFFDNDNPEDSEILRFSRSEIQEIMMVRGKITNVLIPHHQMASSGKIQSLEESIEFLKKELFAVQKKLQKLGK; encoded by the coding sequence ATGAATAATAGACAGGCTATAGGTAGCAGGCTTAAAGAATTAAGAAAGAGAAACAAGTTTTCGCAACAACAGGTAGCCGAAAATCTTTTTATCTCTCAGGCTGCTTACTCCTTAATTGAAAATTCTCAAAATGGAGTAGTTGCCGAGCATATAATTAGCCTTAGTAATCTTTATGACGTCACTACAGACTTTATTTTAAAAGGAGATAAACACCTTATAAGAATTTCGCCTTATATGGGTTTTGTACCTTATATAAAACTTGCAGCTCACGCGGGATTTATCAGGAATATGACTAAATCTCTTGCAGAAGAAGAGCGGGAATGGTATAGGATTCCAGGCTATAATCCTTCTCAGGATCATTATCTTTTTGAGGTTGAAGGGAGTAGTATGGTTCCTACTATTTTACCGGGCGATATAATAATATGCCAAAACCAGCCTAAAATAAATTCTATTTTAGATGGATCTATAGTTTTAATTATTACAAAGGAGGCCCTTCTCGTAAAACGCTTCCGAAAAAGCAATATTGAGGATGAGTTCTTTTTTGATAATGATAATCCCGAGGACAGTGAAATCCTTAGATTTTCAAGGTCCGAAATTCAGGAAATTATGATGGTGAGAGGCAAGATTACCAATGTATTAATTCCCCATCATCAAATGGCTTCCAGTGGTAAAATACAGAGTCTGGAAGAATCTATCGAGTTCCTTAAAAAAGAACTTTTTGCAGTTCAAAAAAAGCTTCAGAAATTAGGGAAATAA
- a CDS encoding TlpA disulfide reductase family protein yields MKLFKNQWSNIIIAVVILVLIIPGTRKPLQIFANKIFSFSPSVTSKEDRESIAGYDWALEKNNRDRLDFSEYNGEVILVNFWATWCPPCIAEMPSFQELYNDYGDKINFLFVSSEDHQTVRGYLNRKNFTLPAYRPLSEAPQPLNGNTLPTTYLIDQQGNIVIQKVGAADWNSESVRNTIDKLLQQPVTLR; encoded by the coding sequence ATGAAGCTCTTTAAAAATCAATGGTCAAACATTATAATTGCCGTAGTTATTCTGGTGCTCATCATACCCGGAACACGTAAGCCACTGCAAATATTTGCTAATAAAATCTTTTCTTTTAGTCCATCAGTCACTTCAAAAGAGGATAGAGAATCTATAGCAGGTTATGATTGGGCTTTAGAAAAAAACAACAGGGATCGTCTGGATTTTTCGGAATATAATGGAGAGGTCATTTTGGTTAATTTCTGGGCTACCTGGTGCCCTCCCTGTATTGCAGAAATGCCAAGCTTCCAGGAACTATACAATGATTACGGAGACAAAATAAATTTCCTGTTTGTTTCTTCTGAAGATCACCAAACAGTGAGAGGATACCTAAACCGAAAGAATTTTACTCTACCCGCCTACAGGCCACTATCTGAAGCCCCACAACCATTAAATGGAAATACTTTACCAACCACCTACCTTATAGATCAACAGGGGAACATAGTAATTCAAAAAGTGGGAGCGGCGGACTGGAATAGTGAGAGTGTGCGCAATACTATAGATAAATTACTTCAACAACCTGTAACTCTTCGCTAA
- a CDS encoding lycopene cyclase family protein, with the protein MQKYYDYIIIGGGLAGLQLALHIGRDRFFEQRSLAIIEPSEKNFNDKTWCFWEKGKSEWDGIIIKSWKQGYFISSEKNIDLSLSPYSYKMLRSIDFYDYVKSQLEDSPNIKFIKDKISDIDKAATMAYGESHSYNALHIFDSRVTANYAEAPNTTTLFQHFKGWMVETETPQFDPAAFTMMDFKVKYKNSTSFTYVLPITEKKALIEFTFFTPYLTREETYDEHLEKYLREVLNINDYSISETEKGVIPMTDYPFHKESTAKITKIGTGGSWVKGSTGYSFKSCETKVIKLIQNIKEGKDPAENLINERSRIYDSIFLDVLSRNNELGEQIFTKFYSRNSPQEIFRYLDEESDLKEELKIMFSLFHPQFIYSFFRKIT; encoded by the coding sequence ATGCAAAAATATTATGATTATATCATCATAGGAGGTGGACTTGCTGGATTGCAATTAGCATTACATATTGGAAGGGATAGATTTTTTGAACAGAGATCCCTTGCTATCATAGAACCTTCAGAAAAAAACTTCAATGATAAAACCTGGTGTTTTTGGGAAAAGGGAAAGAGTGAATGGGATGGCATTATTATAAAAAGCTGGAAGCAGGGATATTTTATTTCTTCTGAAAAAAATATAGATCTCTCTCTTTCTCCCTATTCCTATAAAATGCTGAGATCAATAGATTTTTATGATTATGTGAAATCACAGCTAGAGGATTCTCCAAACATAAAATTTATAAAAGATAAAATCTCTGATATTGATAAAGCAGCAACAATGGCATATGGAGAAAGCCATTCTTATAACGCATTACATATTTTTGACAGTCGTGTAACCGCTAATTACGCTGAAGCTCCCAACACAACTACCCTATTTCAACATTTTAAAGGCTGGATGGTGGAGACTGAAACTCCACAGTTTGATCCGGCAGCATTTACTATGATGGATTTCAAGGTCAAATATAAGAACAGTACCAGTTTTACCTACGTTCTCCCCATAACTGAAAAGAAAGCTTTAATAGAATTTACTTTTTTCACCCCTTATTTGACCAGAGAAGAGACTTATGATGAGCACCTGGAAAAATATTTGCGGGAGGTTCTAAACATTAATGATTACAGTATTTCGGAAACCGAGAAAGGAGTGATTCCTATGACCGATTATCCTTTTCATAAAGAAAGTACAGCAAAAATCACCAAAATAGGCACGGGAGGTTCCTGGGTGAAAGGATCTACAGGCTATTCTTTTAAAAGCTGTGAAACAAAAGTCATAAAGCTTATTCAAAACATAAAGGAAGGTAAAGATCCTGCCGAAAATTTAATAAACGAGCGCTCCAGAATTTATGATTCCATATTTCTGGATGTTCTTTCCCGAAATAACGAGCTGGGAGAACAAATCTTCACCAAATTTTACAGCCGGAATTCTCCTCAGGAAATCTTTAGGTATCTGGATGAAGAATCAGATCTAAAAGAAGAACTTAAAATTATGTTCTCTCTTTTCCATCCTCAGTTTATATATTCTTTTTTCAGAAAAATAACTTAG
- a CDS encoding sterol desaturase family protein → MEIVLWILVFIGTFLGMEGMAWFTHKYVMHGFLWKLHSDHHKKDHDSWWERNDLFFVFYAVISIIFFLLWQNEGIWYALPIGAGILAYGIAYFTVHDIFIHQRFKIFRNANNRYAKGVRRAHKMHHKHLGKEDGECFGMLWVPMKYFRK, encoded by the coding sequence ATGGAAATTGTACTTTGGATACTTGTTTTTATTGGAACTTTCCTTGGAATGGAAGGCATGGCGTGGTTTACGCATAAATATGTTATGCACGGATTTTTGTGGAAATTGCATAGCGATCATCACAAAAAAGATCACGACAGCTGGTGGGAGAGAAATGACCTCTTCTTCGTTTTTTATGCTGTTATAAGTATAATCTTTTTCCTATTGTGGCAAAATGAAGGTATTTGGTATGCCTTGCCTATTGGTGCAGGAATTCTGGCTTATGGAATTGCCTATTTTACCGTGCACGATATTTTTATTCATCAGCGGTTTAAGATATTTAGAAATGCCAATAACAGGTATGCTAAAGGTGTGAGGCGCGCACATAAAATGCATCACAAACACCTGGGAAAAGAAGATGGAGAATGTTTTGGAATGCTTTGGGTGCCTATGAAATATTTCAGAAAGTAA
- a CDS encoding phytoene/squalene synthase family protein: protein MKSIFDTVSGTCSKAVTHAYSTSFSLATKMLAPSIRQDIYNIYGFVRLADEIVDSFHEFDKETLLEEFTEDLYKAIENKISLNPILNSFQETVHRYGIEKSLYCAFLKSMKMDLYKSTYLTTKEYKEYIYGSADVVGLMCLRVFVKGDQTKYNELRESAMSLGSAFQKVNFLRDLKDDLEDLNRSYFPGTNLHSLDELNKQRIIAEIEADFEAGLKGISKLPVEAKFGVYTAYVYYSKLLKKLKDVPSLEIKSRRISVPNYQKAGLLARSYIFCRLNLL from the coding sequence ATGAAATCCATTTTTGACACCGTTTCCGGCACCTGTAGTAAAGCTGTAACTCATGCTTACAGTACATCCTTCTCACTTGCTACAAAAATGCTTGCTCCTTCAATAAGGCAGGATATTTACAATATATACGGATTCGTACGACTTGCTGATGAAATAGTTGACTCTTTCCATGAATTTGATAAAGAAACTCTATTAGAAGAATTTACAGAAGATTTGTACAAAGCCATTGAGAATAAAATAAGTCTTAACCCCATCCTCAACTCTTTTCAGGAAACTGTTCATAGGTATGGCATTGAGAAAAGTCTTTATTGTGCCTTCTTAAAAAGTATGAAAATGGATCTTTACAAGTCTACTTATCTTACCACTAAAGAATATAAGGAGTATATTTACGGCAGCGCAGATGTGGTAGGATTGATGTGTTTAAGAGTTTTCGTAAAAGGAGATCAAACAAAATATAACGAGTTGCGGGAATCGGCGATGAGCCTGGGTTCGGCTTTTCAAAAAGTGAATTTTTTAAGAGATCTTAAAGATGATTTGGAGGATTTAAACAGAAGCTATTTCCCGGGCACTAACCTTCACTCCCTGGACGAATTAAATAAGCAAAGAATAATTGCTGAAATTGAGGCCGATTTTGAGGCAGGCCTGAAAGGAATTTCTAAGTTACCTGTGGAGGCAAAGTTTGGAGTTTACACTGCGTATGTTTATTATAGTAAACTATTGAAGAAACTTAAAGATGTTCCCTCCCTGGAGATCAAAAGCAGGCGCATAAGTGTTCCCAATTATCAAAAGGCCGGACTCCTTGCAAGATCATATATCTTTTGTAGATTAAATCTTTTATAA
- a CDS encoding NAD(P)/FAD-dependent oxidoreductase — protein sequence MKTRVSVIGSGFASLAASCYLAKEGYAVTVYEKNEQIGGRARQYKREGFSFDMGPSWYWMPDVFERFFADFGKSTSDYYNLKKLDPAYQVVFGPDSSISIGDTLEKIYKTFEKEEAGSAEKLKNFIASARNNYEIAIKDLVYRPGVSPVELVTLATIKRIGQFFSTISRDVRKEFNDERLIQILEFPVLFLGAKPSDTPSFYSFMNYADFGLGTWHPIGGMYKVIEGMESLALSLGVKFQTNATIEKIKVEEGSVTSLQINGKIMPTEVVVSGADYHHSETLLDLEHRQYSENYWAKKTYAPSSLLFYVGFNKKLKNIEHHNLFFDVDFDAHAREIYDDPRWPDEPLFYANFTSVTDKGTAPANCENGFFLIPIAPGLNDTPQLREEYFDKIITRFEKLTHQEVKSSILFKDSFCVNDFVKDYNSYLGNAYGMANTLLQTAFLRPKLKSKKVNGLFFTGQLTVPGPGVPPSLISGKLVSGLVQKEYSI from the coding sequence ATGAAAACCCGGGTTAGCGTCATAGGATCAGGATTTGCATCTTTGGCAGCTTCCTGCTATCTCGCAAAAGAGGGATATGCAGTTACTGTATACGAGAAAAACGAGCAAATTGGGGGAAGAGCCCGGCAATATAAGAGGGAAGGCTTCAGCTTCGATATGGGACCTTCCTGGTATTGGATGCCCGATGTCTTTGAACGTTTTTTTGCAGATTTTGGTAAGTCAACTTCAGATTATTATAATCTCAAAAAATTAGATCCGGCATATCAGGTTGTATTTGGGCCTGATAGCTCAATTAGTATTGGTGATACTCTGGAGAAAATCTACAAAACTTTTGAAAAAGAAGAAGCCGGAAGTGCCGAAAAACTCAAAAATTTTATAGCCAGCGCCAGGAACAATTATGAAATTGCTATAAAAGATTTGGTGTATCGCCCGGGAGTCTCCCCTGTTGAACTTGTTACACTAGCAACTATAAAAAGGATAGGGCAATTTTTTAGTACAATTTCCAGGGATGTGCGAAAAGAATTTAATGATGAAAGGCTTATTCAAATCCTGGAATTTCCTGTCCTGTTCCTGGGTGCAAAACCCAGTGATACTCCCTCTTTTTACAGTTTTATGAATTATGCCGATTTTGGCCTTGGCACCTGGCATCCCATTGGCGGAATGTATAAGGTAATTGAAGGAATGGAGTCGCTCGCGCTGTCTCTGGGGGTGAAGTTTCAAACCAATGCTACAATAGAAAAGATAAAGGTTGAGGAAGGAAGTGTTACTTCCCTTCAAATTAACGGCAAAATCATGCCAACAGAGGTAGTAGTTAGCGGGGCTGATTATCACCATAGTGAAACCTTACTGGATTTGGAACACAGGCAGTATTCTGAAAATTATTGGGCAAAAAAAACATATGCACCTTCTTCCCTCCTGTTTTATGTGGGTTTTAATAAAAAGCTGAAAAATATTGAGCACCACAACCTGTTTTTTGATGTAGATTTTGACGCTCATGCCAGAGAAATTTACGATGACCCTCGATGGCCTGATGAACCTCTCTTCTATGCCAACTTCACCTCTGTAACCGATAAGGGCACTGCACCTGCTAACTGTGAAAATGGATTTTTTCTTATTCCTATAGCACCGGGTTTAAATGATACGCCCCAATTAAGGGAAGAATACTTTGACAAAATCATAACACGGTTTGAAAAATTAACACATCAGGAAGTAAAAAGCAGTATCTTGTTTAAAGATTCCTTTTGTGTCAATGACTTTGTAAAAGATTATAATAGCTACCTGGGAAATGCCTATGGAATGGCAAATACCCTTTTACAAACAGCATTTCTTAGACCCAAATTAAAAAGTAAAAAAGTCAATGGCCTGTTCTTCACAGGACAACTTACAGTACCCGGTCCCGGAGTTCCCCCTTCTCTAATTTCCGGCAAACTTGTTTCCGGCCTTGTACAAAAAGAATATAGTATATGA
- a CDS encoding MerR family transcriptional regulator: MEHIKQNFSIKDLEHLSGIKAHTIRIWEKRYNILTPERTDTNIRTYDISNLQKILNVTFLNEHGYKISRIAKLSDEEISSMVKNVAATASLQNRAINSFKVAMINFDESLFSKTYNKLLETKTFRQIFHEIFLPLLEEVGLLWQTDTLNPVHEHFIVDLIKHKLYFNIALLKENIQYTDEKLYVLFLPENEIHDLGLLYINYELLLSGRKTIFLGPSMPLKEMRYILEIHPDPAFISYLTITPRDIDEFITEFKTELCTDKIRKLNLFGAKIQNLDPSNQPEYIKIYKSITEFTNELE; encoded by the coding sequence ATGGAACATATTAAACAAAATTTCAGTATTAAAGACCTTGAACACCTTAGCGGTATCAAAGCCCATACGATTAGGATATGGGAAAAGAGATATAATATTCTTACACCAGAGAGAACTGATACAAACATTAGGACCTACGACATTAGTAATCTTCAAAAAATCCTGAATGTTACTTTTCTAAATGAACATGGATATAAAATTTCACGAATTGCTAAACTTAGTGATGAAGAAATTTCCAGTATGGTAAAAAATGTTGCGGCCACTGCAAGTCTTCAAAATCGCGCCATTAATTCATTTAAAGTTGCTATGATCAACTTTGATGAATCATTATTCAGCAAAACCTATAATAAGCTACTGGAGACCAAAACCTTCCGCCAGATATTTCATGAAATATTTCTTCCTCTCCTGGAAGAAGTAGGTCTTTTATGGCAAACAGATACTTTAAATCCTGTTCATGAGCATTTCATAGTAGATCTTATCAAGCATAAGCTTTATTTCAACATAGCTTTATTAAAGGAAAACATACAGTATACAGATGAGAAGCTTTATGTTCTTTTTTTACCTGAAAATGAAATTCATGATCTGGGTCTTCTATATATAAATTATGAACTTCTTCTAAGTGGCAGAAAGACCATTTTCCTTGGGCCAAGTATGCCACTAAAGGAAATGAGGTACATCCTGGAAATTCATCCGGATCCTGCGTTTATAAGCTATCTTACAATTACTCCAAGGGACATAGATGAGTTTATAACCGAATTTAAAACAGAACTATGTACCGATAAGATTAGAAAATTAAACCTGTTTGGAGCTAAAATACAAAACCTTGATCCTTCTAATCAACCTGAATATATTAAAATATACAAGTCTATCACCGAATTTACTAATGAATTGGAATGA
- a CDS encoding c-type cytochrome, which yields MKKRIKRAFLLIFSMLLLIVLVVIIYVSTMLPNVGEPEDIIIEVTPERVERGSYLANNVTVCMDCHIGRDWSYFSWPIIKGTEGQGGEIFDQSMGFPGKFVSRNITPVNLGEWTDGELLRAITTGVSRNNKPIFPVMPHANYGSMDKEDIKDIIAYIRTLEPIDHQPELSRSEFPMSLILNTVPKKANFGTRPPKTETLKYGKHLVNAAACVECHTQKVNGQVEGELFVYGFEFKFPDGAILRSANITPHETGIGTWTKELFVARFKAYSDSSYIPNKVKPGEFQTVTPWMFYGEMTEEDLGAIYEYLQNLKPVNQVVSVFEPANKLQKKSKKG from the coding sequence ATGAAAAAAAGGATTAAAAGAGCGTTTTTACTAATTTTTAGTATGCTCCTGTTGATTGTGCTCGTTGTAATAATTTACGTTTCAACCATGTTGCCCAATGTAGGGGAGCCGGAGGACATTATTATAGAAGTTACTCCGGAAAGGGTGGAGCGGGGCAGTTATCTGGCAAACAATGTAACGGTTTGTATGGATTGTCACATAGGAAGAGACTGGAGTTATTTTTCATGGCCAATCATAAAAGGTACTGAAGGACAGGGAGGGGAAATATTTGATCAGTCTATGGGCTTCCCAGGTAAATTTGTGTCAAGGAATATCACTCCTGTTAATCTAGGGGAGTGGACAGATGGGGAGCTACTAAGGGCAATTACAACTGGAGTTAGCAGGAATAATAAACCTATTTTTCCTGTAATGCCACACGCTAATTATGGATCGATGGATAAAGAAGATATTAAAGATATAATCGCTTATATAAGAACTCTTGAGCCAATTGATCATCAGCCTGAACTCTCAAGATCTGAATTTCCTATGAGCCTTATATTAAACACAGTTCCAAAAAAGGCTAATTTTGGAACACGACCACCAAAGACGGAAACCCTTAAATATGGGAAGCACCTTGTGAATGCTGCAGCTTGTGTAGAATGTCATACCCAAAAAGTGAATGGGCAGGTAGAAGGAGAATTATTTGTTTACGGATTTGAATTCAAATTCCCTGATGGAGCTATATTGAGGTCGGCCAATATTACTCCGCACGAAACGGGGATTGGCACCTGGACCAAAGAACTCTTTGTTGCACGTTTTAAAGCTTATTCTGATTCTTCGTATATCCCGAATAAAGTTAAGCCGGGGGAGTTTCAAACTGTGACGCCCTGGATGTTTTATGGTGAAATGACTGAAGAAGATCTGGGTGCAATCTATGAATATTTGCAAAATTTGAAACCAGTAAATCAGGTGGTAAGTGTATTTGAACCTGCTAATAAATTGCAGAAGAAAAGCAAAAAAGGATAG